In Halococcus salifodinae DSM 8989, the genomic window ATTTGCGTCATGGACAACTCAAGTCTCCCGCTTCAACGCCTTTGATTTAGCGACCCATCCTGCCGCCGTCTAGTGATTCAACAGAGCCGTACGCTCCGCTATCGCCCGACGAGTCCGCTGTGGATGCGGACCGTTCTCAGTTCCCTTGAGGTGGCTACCAGGATGGGGTAGTGTCTCGGTCGGGGTGGTCAGTCGTCGTCATCGTCGCCGTTCCGGTCGTCGTCCTCGTCGGTGTGGCCGTCGACGTCGTCGTCAGTGTTGTTGCCATCGCTGTCGTCGTCATCGTCCTTGTCCTCGTCGTCTTCGTCGACCGCCCCGTCGCCGTCGGCGTCGATGTCGTCGCCGTCGTCATCGTCGCCTGGGCCCTGGTAGATGTCATCAGCGTCGTCGGTCTCGGAACCGTCGTCCGATTCGTCGTCATCGTCGGGCGCTCCATCCCCGTCGTCGCCACCTGGTCCATCGTCGGCATCATCATCGCCAACTCCGTTGTCGTCGGCATCGTCCGAGTCGCTGTTCTCATCGGCGTCGTCTGAATCGTCGTTGCTGTTGTCGTCGTCATCGGCGGATTCGGGCCCGTCATCGCTTTCATCATCTTCGTCGATCGAGCCATCTCCATCCTCGTCATCATCTGCGTCGTCGGGTCCGTCGTCCGCCTCGTCGTCTTCGTCGACTGCTCCGTCCCTATCGTCGTCGTCACCTGGGCCATCATCCGCGTCGTCATCGCCCGTGGTCCCACCGTCGGTGGCGACATCGTCTGCATCGTCATCCGCATCGTCGCCGTCATCGGTTCCGTTGTCGTCGGCGTCGTCATCGGAACCATCCGATTCAGTCCGATCATCGTCGCCGTCTGACCCGCTGTCATCATCGGCATCGTCGTCACCGGTGTCGTCAGACTCATTCCGATCGTCGGCGTTGTCGTCCGCGTCATCGCCGTTGTCATCTGCATCGTCATCGGAATCGTCCGACTCGTTGCGGTCATCCGCATCGTCGTCACCAACTCCGTTGTCGTCAGCGTTGTCTGACTCGTTGCCGTTGTCATCGGCGTCGTCGCCATTGTCGTCGGCATCGTCATCGGTACCGGCCGATTCAGTCCGATCATCGGTGTCATCATCGCCGATATCGTCTGAGTCATCCGCGTTGCCGTTGTCGTCGGACTCGTTGCGATCATCGGCGTCATCGTCACCGGTGGTGTCATCGTCACCATCGTCATCGGACTCGGGCGGGTCTAACCCATCGTCACTGTCGTCCGCATCGTCCGAGTCGTTATCATCGCTCTCGTCGTCTTGGTCGTCATCAGCGCCGTCGTCTTGATCGTCGGCCTGGTCGTCCATTCCCGTGTCGTCGTCACCGGTATCGTCCTGAGCGATGGCGGGACTGACGGTCATCCCGACGACCGTCAGCGCGACCACCAGCGCAACCAGAACCTTCGTCGCGGTGGATCTTACTGTGAAGTTCATTATCAGTGTGTCTCCGAGTGTTTGTCCAGTGTCTGGTTCGTCCCCGGCCGCTCCGGGTGTGCGCGCAAGACCGGTTCCGACCCTGTTGACCCTGCTACGCATCGGGTCCACGCCCGTTCGCGCCCAGCAAATCGCCGTACGGAGTGTACGACCACAGCCACGGGGCCGACACCTCGAATGCTGGAAGCCGAGATCAGCGGGGCAGAGCTGCTCGAGGGCTGAGAAATGTCGACAGTCGCGTGGCTGGCTCCGCGACACGGGCAAGCGCGGTCCGATACACCTGGCATCATTGGTCGGATTTGCGGCGGTCTGCCGCAGGCATCCCTACACCAGAAGGCCTAATCAGGTCAGGTGATTGTCAGCCCGAATCACGACGATTTAGACCCATTCACGCCGATTTAGCCCGAGTTATCGCCGAGTTATCGCTGAATTACCCTGAGTTTCGCCGCCATTTTCGAACCGAACAGAGCAGTGAATGAACCGACAAATGCGAAACAGTTGAACAGTAGCAACCTCTTTAGAAGTCGGTCTCCTCACACTACTGCAAGAGTGCAATCAAACCTATTGGGAATACTGACTGGCATCGGCATCGCGTGCTGTCTCATAGTTACTGGTGTAGGCAGCGCACCGGCCGAATCTGCGAGAGCGATCACTCTCGAAGCGAACACCGAAACCGATAGCAGCTCCGCAAGCAAACCGACACTACAGCAACTCCAGCAATCACCCCCGACTGCCGGAGGAACCGACCTCCACATCAATATCTCGGCGAACGGATCCGCGGTCTGGACCCTCCAGTATCGATTCCAGCTCAGTGATTCGAACGAAACCGCCGCGTTCGACCAACTCAGCGGCAACACTAGTGAAAACCCTACAGAGTACCAAGCCCGCTTCGAACAGCGGATAAGCCAAGCACTCACCACTGCAGAAAACGCGACAGGTCGGGAGATGGCGATCTCGAACGTCACCGTGCGCGCCACGCGCAACGGTACGACTGGCGTCGTCACCTACGAGTTCGTCTGGCAGAACTTTGCGGCGACCGACGGCACCCGTCTCGACATCGAGAATTCGCTGGCCGGGCTTTCTCTCGATAACGAAACACAGCTCACGATGAGTTGGCCTACCAGCTATGAGCCAGTCACCGTACGGCCAGCGCCTACCGAACGCCAAGCAAACGTGGTGGTCTGGGATGGGACAACCGAATTTGCCGAGCGTGAGCCCATCGTCGAACTGGCTCTCGCGAATTCGATGGCGAACACCACTGCTGCCCAAGCAGATGGCGGGTCAAGTGGAGAGCCCGCCCCCGGGAGTAACCTGCCA contains:
- a CDS encoding DUF4897 domain-containing protein, with the protein product MQSNLLGILTGIGIACCLIVTGVGSAPAESARAITLEANTETDSSSASKPTLQQLQQSPPTAGGTDLHINISANGSAVWTLQYRFQLSDSNETAAFDQLSGNTSENPTEYQARFEQRISQALTTAENATGREMAISNVTVRATRNGTTGVVTYEFVWQNFAATDGTRLDIENSLAGLSLDNETQLTMSWPTSYEPVTVRPAPTERQANVVVWDGTTEFAEREPIVELALANSMANTTAAQADGGSSGEPAPGSNLPLSSISLIALVVVVGGLGVWMVRRREHDDTPLIPTDTAEDSETDHGTTSEEAVATPNGGTQDSPASETDNRSLELLSNEEQVIEVLRRSDGRAKQQQIVSELGWTDAKTSSVVSRLRDDGTIEGFRLGRENVLRLPDEATEDTTDDPRTDE